The following are from one region of the Hyphomicrobiales bacterium genome:
- the mtgA gene encoding monofunctional biosynthetic peptidoglycan transglycosylase — MTARPRARRRRGTALARNARRFAIALAVLIALPFLLVPVYAVVDPPVSALMLWRLLEGRGIAHQWVDLEDIAPVLPATMIMTEDGRFCTHHGVDWEAVQQVVEEASDGGEPRGASTIPMQTVKNLFLWPYRSYARKVFEVPLAYWLDLVWSKRRIIEVYLNMVELGPGIYGAQAAARHFFGKDARNLTAREAGLLAAVLPNPIARSAGRPGPLTRQLAMRAQERGRIAGAYVGCIQ; from the coding sequence ATGACCGCGCGTCCGCGTGCGCGGCGTCGACGCGGTACGGCTCTTGCGCGCAACGCGCGCCGGTTCGCCATTGCATTGGCGGTGCTGATCGCGCTGCCCTTCCTGCTTGTCCCCGTCTATGCCGTCGTCGATCCGCCAGTTTCCGCGCTGATGCTGTGGCGGCTTCTGGAGGGGCGCGGTATCGCCCATCAATGGGTCGATCTTGAGGACATCGCGCCGGTCCTGCCAGCCACCATGATCATGACCGAGGATGGCCGTTTCTGCACCCATCACGGCGTCGACTGGGAGGCGGTTCAACAGGTGGTGGAGGAAGCGAGCGACGGCGGCGAGCCGCGCGGCGCGAGCACCATTCCCATGCAGACGGTCAAGAACCTGTTCTTGTGGCCGTATCGTTCCTACGCCCGTAAGGTGTTCGAGGTGCCTCTTGCCTATTGGCTCGATCTCGTCTGGAGCAAGCGGCGGATCATCGAGGTCTATCTCAACATGGTTGAGCTCGGCCCTGGCATCTATGGTGCTCAGGCAGCGGCCCGGCACTTTTTCGGTAAGGATGCAAGAAACCTGACAGCACGCGAGGCAGGCTTGCTCGCCGCCGTGTTGCCCAACCCGATTGCCCGGTCGGCGGGTCGACCAGGGCCATTGACGCGGCAACTCGCAATGCGCGCTCAAGAGCGCGGCCGGATCGCTGGCGCCTATGTCGGCTGCATCCAATAG